The following proteins are co-located in the Gigantopelta aegis isolate Gae_Host chromosome 5, Gae_host_genome, whole genome shotgun sequence genome:
- the LOC121373265 gene encoding zinc finger protein 883-like — MSNSDHRCVEREVLSTHCETNRDMKEQTSTHSCEKPFKCGMCLKCFSCRSKVMRHMLTHTLERPYRCKVCKMSFHLSTYLKQHTRIHLGVKNFKCEVCEKYFCQSSTLKNHSEDSPDLKVRTSTYSCEKPFQCGMCLKYFSYRSTIKRHMLSHTGERPYQCEVCRKSFHLSKYLKLHLLIHTGVKNFKCELCKTYFYQSSTLKNHCENNPDLEGQTSTDSCEKPFQCGVCLKYFSYRSKIERHMLTHTFERPYQCKVCRKSFHLSKYLKEHIVIHSGVKNFKCEVCAKHFFQSSTLKNHMMIHSAKRFKCEACAKMFCRKADLKTHTLVHTGVKNFKCGVCAKLFAKISGFKQHMLIHNAVKHLKCEVCTERFSRKQELKKHTLMHAGVKMFKCETCAKLFSRESFLKDHMLVHTGEKRLKPFKCEQCAKCFQRNCQLKEHKLTHSSVKSYKCETCAKCFWIHVVTVQIVLYTKTRMNALLISFLVIAAVLIESTYAKGPDPVCTVCTNSAVTSYCRCGYKLDDDGCPTGDCKTCSVHNEICRKRNCHFTYEHGFCHIPNTGCTVCDCRE, encoded by the exons ATGTCTAACAGTGACCATAGATGTGTTGAACGTGAGGTCTTGTCAACACATTGTGAAACCAACCGTGATATGAAAGAACAAACGTCAACACATTCTtgtgagaaacctttcaaatgtgggATGTGTTTAAAGTGTTTCTCCTGCAGGAGCAAGGTCATGCGGCATATGTTAACCCACACCCTAGAAAGACCATATCGGTGTAAGGTGTGCAAAATGTCTTTCCATCTGAGTACGTATTTAAAGCAACATACGAGGATTCACTTGGGAGTCAAGAATTTCAAATGCGAGGtgtgtgaaaaatatttttgtcagaGTTCCACGTTGAAAAATCATTCTGAAGACAGCCCTGACCTGAAAGTGCGAACGTCAACATATTCTTGCGAGAAGCCTTTCCAATGTGGGATGTGTTTAAAGTATTTCTCTTACAGGAGTACGATTAAGCGCCATATGTTGTCCCACACTGGTGAAAGACCATATCAGTGTGAGGTGTGCAGAAAGTCTTTTCATCTGAGTAAATACTTGAAGCTACATTTGTTGATTCACACTGGAGTcaagaatttcaaatgtgaatTGTGCAAAACTTATTTTTATCAGAGTTCTACGTTGAAAAATCATTGTGAAAACAACCCTGATCTGGAAGGACAAACGTCAACAGATTCTTGTGAGAAACCTTTCCAGTGTGGGGTGTGTTTAAAGTATTTCTCTTACAGAAGTAAGATTGAGCGGCATATGTTAACCCACACTTTTGAAAGGCCATATCAGTGTAAGGTGTGCAGGAAGTCTTTTCATCTGAGTAAATACTTGAAAGAGCATATTGTAATTCACTCTGGAGTgaagaatttcaaatgtgaggtgtgtgcaaaacatttttttcagaGTTCCACGTTGAAAAATCATATGATGATTCACTCTGCCAAACGCTTTAAATGTGAAGCATGTGCGAAAATGTTCTGTAGAAAAGCTGACTTGAAGACACATACGTTGGTTCACACTGGCgttaagaatttcaaatgtggCGTATGTGCAAAACTGTTTGCTAAGATCTCCGGTTTCAAGCAGCATATGTTAATTCACAATGCCGTTAAACATCTCAAATGTGAGGTGTGTACGGAGCGTTTCTCTCGGAAGCAAGAGCTGAAAAAACACACGCTGATGCACGctggtgtcaaaatgttcaaatGTGAGACATGTGCAAAATTGTTCTCACGGGAATCGTTCTTGAAGGACCATATGTTGGTTCACACTGGTGAGAAACGTCTGAAACCTTTCAAATGCGAGCAATGTGCAAAGTGTTTTCAACGCAATTGCCAATTGAAAGAACATAAGTTGACTCACTCCAGTGTTAAATCTTACAAGTGTGAAACATGTGCTAAATGCTTCTGG ATACACGTTGTGACAGTACAGATTGTCCTGTATACAAAGACCAGAATGAACGCCTTGTTGATTTCGTTTTTAGTGATAGCTGCTGTTCTGATAGAGTCTACATATGCAAAAGGACCTGAcc CGGTCTGCACAGTTTGTACCAACTCTGCAGTAACCTCGTATTGTAGATGTGGTTACAAGCTTGACGACGATGGATGTCCTACTGGTGACTGTAAGACGTGTTCAG TTCACAATGAAATCTGCAGAAAACGAAATTGTCACTTCACCTATGAACACGGCTTCTGTCATATCCCTAACACAGGATGTACGGTTTGTGACTGTCGAGAATAG